The genomic region GGCGGCTTCCCAACGTGCGCAGAGTTCGGCCATGAAGCCATCGCCCTTGCTGGCGTGTTCGTCGAGGTTTTCGCTGGCATCGCGCACGCCGTAGAAGCCGATGGCCGAGGCTTGAATCCATAGCGTTGGTTTTTGCTTGGTATTCTTCAGCCAGGTTATCAACGCTTCGGTGTTGCCGACTCGGCTGGCGAGCAGCTGCGCCTGACGCTTGGGAGTCCAGCGTGGGCCGGCGACGGGAGCGCCGGCGAGATTGATCACTACGTCGAAGGCTTCGTCGTGGCTGAGTTCGCTGAGCGAGTGTACGCAGCGGACGCGGCCGTTGAATAGATTGGCCGCGTTCAACGGATCGCGCGTCAGTACGCTGACCGAGTGGCCCGCGTCGAGTAATTGATTGACCACGGCCTCGCCGATAAATCCGGTGCCGCCGGTGATTAGCACGCGTTTGTAGGCGCCGCCGGCAAACGGGTTGGACTCGTTCGGTGCTATTTCTGGAAGGGATTTTTTGCGGTCATGGCGATACAGCCAGACCAGCGGCGGTAACAGCACCAGCAGCGCAAAACCGTCGAGCCACAGGTGCGACCAGACCTGTTGTTGCGCTGACAGCCACATGTCCTGCGGCGCCCATAACAGGATGCCAGCGCTCAACCAGCCCCACACTGCCGGGGCTTTCAAGCGATTGCCCAAGTGCACCAGCGCGAGCATGTACAGCGAATAACTTTGCAGCGTCGCGCCGAACAGCGCGAGCCACCAGACCTGTTGTTCGTGGCCGGCCGCAGGTACCGCATCGGCGCCCCAGAATGCGAGTTCGAGGGAATGCAGGTAGCCGTCGAGTAAACCGGAATGCCCGGCCCAGGTCAGGGTGAGACCGGCGAGAATGTGCACGATTGCGGCGGCGTATAGCCAGAGCACTAACGCTGGGCGAAGGGAGATCGAGGGGGCTGGCATTCCGTGTCCTGAGCGCATTCCTTGGGGGTGGGGAGTTTAAAGGAAAATAGTGGTCGTCAGACGCTCAAAAACTAAACGTTTTACCGGACGGATTCAGACTCAACGACTGCGAAAACGCATCAGACATGACCCGGCATTTCAGATGCAGTGACTGGCCTTGATCGGCGCCGTGCCTGTCGATCCCAATCGCCCCACGTTGAAGATGCCCAACTGATTACCTTTGTCAGCCGCCATCTGATAACAGGCTAACGCCCGGGACATATCCTTCGTTCCAAACTCGCCACCTTCAAAGGTCGAGGCCAGATAATTCATCGCATCAGCTGAGCCCATGGAAATAGCACGAATAACCTGCTCTTTTGCCTGCTCGGGATGGAGGCAAGGGCCGTTATAGTCAGTGGAGTTTCCTGAACAAAGAAACGTGGCATAGGCCAACGCGCCACTCGGTATTTTCGAGGCCGCTTTGAATAGCGCCTCAACCTTAGGGGTTTCCAACTGAGACGCCATTTGCGAAAGGCTTAGGCTAGCCGCCGACAGGCTCGCCTGTGCATCACCCGACTCTGCAGCACACACAAAATTTTCCAGCGACGCTTCAATCAACTCCACCGTCAGCGGGTATTGCTCAAGAAACCCTAGCCCTCCCAACGCTTCTGCACGCTGATAACAGAAGTTCTCGGCGCGGCTCATTCCCGGATTATCTGTTGCGACAAGATCCTTCTCACTGATCGACCAATCCTCAATCCCCTCAAGCACCCAGCACGCCTGACGAGAGAAGTTGAAGATTTTCACATTGCTGTTACCTGCCCTTTTATCCACAACGTTGACGTGACTGTCATCGACCTCTTCGATCTCGACTCCAGGTGTCTTGCCGGGCGTGATTGCAGCCATCAGCGGATAGTTGAAAGTAGCTCCACTGACTCCCGAGGTCGAAGGCTCAAAGGTACTTCGATCCTTCCCCGCTACCGGTTTCAACACCAGCGACTTGACCGTCATTGCGGTAAGACGGCGTTGTGATTCGCTGTTGGCGGAAAACGCTGTCAGGAACGGCGCGAACTCCTCCGAGGGGCAAGCGTCGCTGGTGGGAGCCGTCGAAGCGCTCTTATCGGATGCAAGCGCAGGGACAATCTTGTCCAGATACGCCGAGCGCTCGCGACTCATTCTGGCGATGCACGAGTTAACGGCGAACACATGCGCCGGCATCCCCGTCTCGATTTCGAATGCCACCAAAGGGCAGTTCGCATCGCGCAACTTCAACCACGCACGTTGCGACTCTTTAACCTTCGCCGCGTACTCCGCGCCCAAGGCCGGATCTGCTTGATAGTCAGACTCAAGCCGCGACATCAACTGCTTGTAGCTGACGTTCAACTGCGTATCGGCAGCCTTCTTCGCCGCCTCCGAGCACGGCACCATTTCCAGGTTTGAGGTGACATGGCGGCAGTCGTCCTGCGCGTAGGCGGCTGAAGCCGGCAGCAGTACGGCTAGAAGGGTTAAAACAAAACGGTTCACTGTGTTCATCCTTGAGTCATTCAGGTTTGCGTTTGGTGAATCGGGTGATGCATTGCTTGGGGATGTTCATTTCCCAGTAAGTGCTGAGCAACGCTTTACGCTTTTTGTCGACGCGCAGGTTAACGAAGCCATCGCCGCAGTCCGGCTGCAACTCTTCGAAGGTGCCGGTTTTGACTTGGTAAATGAACACCCGGTAGTAGTGGTAAGTGCCCATGCCGTCATCGAGTTGCCAGACCGCGAAATCTTGGACGCCGTCGAAATTGAAATCGTCGAACTGCAGATAGAGTTCGTTTTCGGCTTCAAAATCGATTGTTCGCGACTCGCTGTGCGTTTCGCTTTTAACCGCGATGTTCAGCTTGGAGCCTTCGAGAACCAGCGTCGCGTCGACGCCTTTGGTTGGACTGAACGTGGTGGTTTGGGCTAACGCTGGGATCGTCCACATCAGGCCGAGCAGTGATACCGCAAGAGTTTTGAATTGCATGTACTGCCCTACTCCCACTTGCATCCGGACTCCGGAGAGGAGTCAACACTGGTGCTAATTCCGAAGCTGTAAGCCTTACCGTTGGACTGCTTTGTGTAAGACATCGAGACGATCTGCGAGCCTTGCGTCATCAACTCATAAGTCCCCGTGACCTTGCCGTTGACGACTTCGGACCAAGTTCTGGTGTGCTGCCAAGGCGCATCCGGATCGAGGATTTCATTCTGGGAATCCGTCAACACAATGGAAATGGGCTCATTGGATTTGGCGTACTTCACGAAACCACCGGACCATTTGCTGGCTTCGTCGTAGTAGGTCCGGAGTTCGAACTTTACCGGGCTCGATTGGGATATTTCGAAGCAAAGTGATTCGGTGGTGACTGCGCTTTGAGCGCCTAAAGGAAATAGCGCAAAGAAGAGAAAGAAAAGTTTGTTCATGCTCATCCAAGTCGGCGCTTTCGCGCGAATGCTCTGGTTTGTCCGTCTCAACGTCTGCTCTTGTCCGGTGCCAAAGCCAATTGGCGAGCACGCTCTATCGTCGCGCGAATCAGGCAGGCATCGGACCACTCACCGAAAACTGATTTATGCAATTTCGGGTCGGCCTGGCACTCCGCATCTCGAAATTTCATCCAAGCTCTTTGAGTTTCCCTCAGTGCTTTCTGACCGCTTTCGTCCAGCCGACTCATACGATCCCGATATACAGAATTCAGCAATGCATCCGCGTCAGGAACCATCAGATCAAGAACACCATTTCCCGAGGGAAACCACTCAACGTCCGCCAATGCCTGTTCGCTCTCATTGTTCCAATTGTAGAGGCCGTTTTCTTCGATCTTCAGTGTGGCGGATCGCTGATGGTGATTCGTCGGATCGCTCTCGCTGACCTCCGAGCGATAAACAATTTCCAAATAGATAGGGTCGGTTGTGCGCTGAGGATCATTCAATAGCGCTTGCCGAACAATGGCCCGTTGCTTTTTGCTCTCAGTGATCTCTATCGAAAAGCACGGATCCGGCCCAGGACGTTCTGCGGACGCCTTCCTCTCCAGGCATTGATTACGAACCGCCATGGAAGGGGTATCCGAACCACCACCCACATCAACCACTCTGACAAGCAACCGGACTTCCGGGTCTTTGGAAAAGTCGGCCTGAAGGATGGTGGCAATCATCGTGCCCTCAGCCATGACCACAGGCGACAGTATTGAAACTAAAAAAATGAGGCTGAATCGGAAAATCTGCATTCCTTGGCGTCCGTAAAAAAATTCAGTGATCCGTTCAATTCTGAACGGGCTCGCGACAGAAGACAGAGTCAGAACCGACAAACGGGCCAGATCTATTTAAGTTCTCAACCAAATTCAAAGCGGTCGAGCGCAACAAATAAATCCGTATCCTTTACCATTGACTAACCTCCCTCTGCATATCAGCATTCCTTAACAAATATATTCTCATGAATTGAAAAGCAATGAATTCACGAGGAGCGCTCAAAAAAACCGCTCCATGTTATCTCAACCTATCCGTGGATAAAGTTGCCACCATCGATATCAGAATAATTTTTCTACGGCGCCACGATCGTATCTGACAAACTTTTTCGCTAAGCCATCAATTGAAACATCTAGATAAACGGGAGCCGTCAGCGTACCTACATTATAAACAGAAAATACAAGACTTGAACCAAACGAGTATTTCCCAGTCCCACTTCTTAGAATCACCTTCGGAACTAAAGTACTCAAATCTTTTTTGTCTTTATAAATGCGAAACAACTCCGCACTGCCGATTTCCGCTTCTTTTACCTCTAGCGACATTGGGGGTATTTTCAAAACCGGCGCTATAGAAACACTGGCAGTCTCACTTTTCCACTGATCTGAAAATTCATACACTGTATCTTCATACCCCTCTACCAGAGGGCGACTCAATCCACACACAGCCTTATTAATCAGAATTCCGTTTTGCTCATTTCTAATACTTGCATAAATGCAATCTACTAAAATCTGATTTTCGTTCCTGCTCAAAGTGAAATATGCTTCAAAAGGCGAGCGCGATGCCAAATTTTCATAATGCAGCGCCTTACCACCGTTAAAATCTACAAGTTCTCTAACGTTTTCTCCCTCACTACCAACGACACCTTCAATTTTTTTGCTACCATTTGCCCAGGTTACATTTAAAAACTTATTCTTCGAATCAGCAAAGTAAACATCATCTTGATTTGCCAACACCATATCAGTCATTACTAAAGCAACGACAGCCATGACAGCCCGAATTTTAAGCGTCATATTTATTTCGTCTCCGGCGCATTGGAAGTGGCTCTTAATATAGCTTCAAATTTTACAGCATAACTTGCAATTAAAACTTTCTGGTCAGACCCATTTATTATCCTACGAGCACCCTCATAATCTTTTGTGGTATTATTGATATAATCACCAAGCTTCTTACCTGTAAATATACCTTCTTTCATCCCCCAAATCATAATTGGAATCGAGTTCTCAAAACCGGCGGCCTCATCGGGATTGCCAACAAAGTCAATACCAAAATAGTCCTTCGCTTTCTGGTAATTTTTCTTCCAAGTCAGATGGACAAGACCACGACCACGATACTTGAAACCATCACCCTGTACCGTATTGCCATTTTCTACCGCAGTTTGTCTGCGTACAGGTGTATCCGCAAGCACCGGATCATATTTATCAAAATATGAAGCATCGCCATATTCCGGAGCAGCACTGAAGTACTCAGGAATCATAAATTGATAAGCTTCGTGACGAGCAGTTGCAAACATATAAGACCATTCATATATCGTATAAACATCTTTCGTCTTATCTATATATTTATTAATATTTTCAACTATCAGACGAAGATTAGACTTAGATGCAGGAGAGAGATCTGGCGCCCCAGGTTGAAATGAAGCGTGCTGCTCGGCATACATAGCAACAAACCGATCGACATCAATAAGATTAGAACGACTCATGAAATTACTCAGCATCTCAATTGGATGAAAATGCCAAATCAAATCCGTACTCACACTAGCCTTGCCAATCAGATCATCCCAAAAAACATACTTTGTGATCCTTTCCTTTTCGTGCTTTAACGTTTTTGGAGCGTCTTCTAGCAGTTCATCAAGTCGGCTCCATTTAGCAGCATCTGCTTTGCTTTTCCATTCTGTAGGATGATGAGCAATGAGCTTCGCCCAACTTTCTCTTGTCTCTGCATTTTTCAATGCTTCAGCAAGCTCCCCCGGATCAACATCTCCATCATGGTTGGTATCCATTTTAGCGAAGAGATCTTTGAAAAATTGCGGCATGGCATCAGGATCGAGGAATCCATCCGCAGTGGAATTCAACTCTTCGACAACATGAAACCCTAACTTCCTCCAGTCATGCTGAGTGATTATTTCTGCCCCTATTTTTTTTATTAATCCTGCCACCAGCAGTCCATCTTCCACTACGCTAACTTGATAGTAATCCTCCCCACCTTCTTTTATCAGTGGTGCCTTTGTCAATTCGATCGCATGCTCTTTTTTTAGCTGCGTGGAACCTGTCGCCGGAGCTCTTTTCTTGAGCTCTGCCCCTGCCAATAGATGCAGATACTTTTTCCCGATTTTCAGGCCAGCGGTGTTTTCCAAAAACTCTATTACATTAGATTCTGCGGTGAATATCTCGACGTGAACCTGATATTTGCTTGAAACACCGCCATCCTCTCCGGTAAGATTTTGCGTCTGTCCAAGATATCCGATCGGATCACCAGCCTTAATTCCTATACTGGCGGGCACGACCGCTTCAAAATTAGTAGGGATTACATCCCAAGCAACATACTCATTTTCTACGATTGCCCAAAAACTAGGAGGAAGGTTTCCGTTCCCAGCAACGCTACCGCTGCTCGTGCATTTCGCCATTCGACGAATTGTCCCCGAGACGTTGAGATTCAAAACGTCCTTACTCTCAAACTCCAAGACACTTTGCGGGGTAAGTTGTAATGTCCCCATTTTGGCCCCTGAAGGTTGCCCATTTTGGGCTGAGACTGGATCTTGATAAATATCCAATCTCTTCAATGCAGTACCCTTAACTTTGCCTTGCCAATACTTTGGCTTTAGGCGCTCCGGGATCGGGTCTGCCAACCATATCCGGGCAGGTTTGGAGTTCTTGTAGGGCTCACCATCTTTCAAATAAGCGAACCAGACCTCTTTGCCAGCTTGGCGAACTTTGTGACCATTTTTTTTCACGCTACCGGACAGGATTTTCCCTTTCGCATAGGTAACGTTGACTACATCCTTCTGATCCAATATCTCAAGCTTAGTCCCAGCAACAAGCTTGCCAACATTCTGAATACTGTTGGTTTCGGGGAAATCATCGTAAGCGTTGAAGTCACTTACTTTCATGGTCACTTGCGGCTTCGGAGTTTCTTCTTCCGTTAGGGGATAACGCTTGAAGGGCAGAAGATGCATGTACAAGCTATAAAAATTCAGCTTGTTTTGCTTACCTTTATTCGTACCTTCTTCTGGGTTTGGCGCAGTGCAGTACTCATGTCGCACCAGACAGAAGGAATTGGAATACTTCAGTTTTTTCTCGTTTTCGCCGAACGTAGACTCTAGATAGTCTTCGTTAAGTCGATAGGCCACCACCTCGCCGTCGGCCATGCAGCGGATCGGTTCGTTCAAGATGCACTGGGGAGCGCTGGCATTGCTGATGTGTATACCACCGTGCCAGAACTTGTTGCTGCCCAGCAGGTAGTTGCCAGCAGTTTCGCCCTCGAGAGCTTTGTAAACCTCCTCCGCGTCGGTGAACTGCTTACCGTCACCTTTTCTGAACGGATATTGAAAGTTCATCAAGGGCGCAGGTCCTGCCGGGGCAGGGGCAGCCGCTGGGGCCGGGGCTGGCGCGGCACCTGTCCGATACTCCTCCTTAGCCCTTAAAAACTTTGTTGGAACAGGCCAGTAGTATGCAGGTGGGTTCCGCCCAAAGAACGCTTCCGAAGGTCCGTTAGTGGTCTGAGCACCAAAAATTTTTCCCTGGCCCGTCTCTGCGTTGTACTCCATGACAATGCCGGTATGAAACAGGCGACGATTGCCTCCCGTTAGAGGAAGGATGTCAATCCAAAGAGCAATGTCCCCTTTCTTGACCTCTGTCGGTGGCACCACGGTGTAAAAGCGAGAGGAGGCATTCATAGCTCTCGTCTCCTCATACTCAATCTCGTAGCCCGCGCCAGTGAGCAGAAGATTCACCATATGGGAGCAATCGATCAGTTTTTTCCCCGCAGCATTGGTTTGGGTGCCATTGCCCCCCATCAGGTAGACGTAATCACCGCCGGTGTACTGATTTCTTAAATCGAGTGGTTCGGACATTTGTGCATCCTGCAAATTAATAGCAATAGCTGGTCTTGATAGAAGCAGCGTTTTGCGCGTTTAAACGTTTCAAATTTCCGGCAGCGGTGTCGTTACCCTTGTCAGCGGCGAGGCGATAGCAGGCAAGCGCTCTGGAAATGTCTTTAGTAACGAGCTGCCCTTTTTCAAACGAGTAACCCAAGTAATTCATCGCATCGACCGAACCCATTGAGGCGGCGCGAATAAGCTCCTTTTCGGCTTGTTCTGGGTGTTGGCAACGTCCTTCAGGTACAGGGTTGTTCCCATAGCAATAAAAAGTCGAAAGCGAGGCTGCACCGTCGGCAAGCGTTGTCGCGGCAGCCTTGAAAAACGCCTCAACTTTTTCCGTTTCCAACTGTGGTGCCATGCCGGAAAGACTCAGGCCCGCAGCACTCAAACTTGCTTGTGGGTCTCCAGAAGCAGCAGCGCACACATAGTTTTCCAGCGCGGCCACAAACAGCTCGCCGGTCAGCCGATACTGCTCCAGCCCACCTAGCCCAGCGAAGGCTTGCGCGCGCTGATAACAAAAATTCTCGGCCGTGTTCATGGTCGGGGTACTTGCCACAACAAGATTTTTCTCACTAATCGACCAGTCCTCAACTCCCTCTAGAACCCAACACGCTTGGCGAGAAAAGTTAAAGATTTTGATGTTGCTGTTACCTGCACGCTTATCAACAACGTTGAAATGACTGTCGTCAACCGCTTCGACTTCGACACCTTCGGTCTTTTCTGTGGCTACGGGTGCCATCAGTGGAAATGCCAACGTCGAGCTCTTAACCCCGGTCGTTTGCGGATCAAAATTTCCGCTCTCCCCGGTAGGTTTCAAAACCAGCGACTTCACCGTCATCGCAGTCAACCGCTGCTGAGTTTCAGCATTCGCAGAAAACGCCGGCAGAAACTGGGAAAAGTCCTCGGACGGACATTCATCCGCATAAACGCTGCCATGAAACAGGCTCAACAGCGACGCGGTGAAAACCGCTATCGCGATGCCATTGCTCTTCTTCAAAACACGATTCATGTCGATCACTCGGAAAACACAAAAAAAGCCTTCGGTTTAACTTTCTCAGGCGGCGCATTCAACAACGCCTGATCCATCAAACTCCCCGCCTTATCCTTATCCGCCGCCCCCGGCAGCACCGGCGGTTTAATCCCGATCCCGGTGCCGGAACCAGCCGACCCACCCGCATTGATCTTGATCACCGGCCCAACCACCGTAACCCCACCGCCATCG from Pseudomonas tensinigenes harbors:
- a CDS encoding TIGR01777 family oxidoreductase, which translates into the protein MPAPSISLRPALVLWLYAAAIVHILAGLTLTWAGHSGLLDGYLHSLELAFWGADAVPAAGHEQQVWWLALFGATLQSYSLYMLALVHLGNRLKAPAVWGWLSAGILLWAPQDMWLSAQQQVWSHLWLDGFALLVLLPPLVWLYRHDRKKSLPEIAPNESNPFAGGAYKRVLITGGTGFIGEAVVNQLLDAGHSVSVLTRDPLNAANLFNGRVRCVHSLSELSHDEAFDVVINLAGAPVAGPRWTPKRQAQLLASRVGNTEALITWLKNTKQKPTLWIQASAIGFYGVRDASENLDEHASKGDGFMAELCARWEAAAQPAIEFGVRQVVLRLGVVFGPGGALTPLLMPFRLGFGGRMGDGRQIMSWVHRDDVLQVIARAFNDDNLRGTYNMVAPEAVSQAAFAEQAGKVLKRPVWLHIPAAPVRAMAGEMAQLFFDGQRVVPQRLTEAGYTFRYPTLDAALRDLT
- a CDS encoding lysozyme inhibitor LprI family protein, encoding MSVLTLSSVASPFRIERITEFFYGRQGMQIFRFSLIFLVSILSPVVMAEGTMIATILQADFSKDPEVRLLVRVVDVGGGSDTPSMAVRNQCLERKASAERPGPDPCFSIEITESKKQRAIVRQALLNDPQRTTDPIYLEIVYRSEVSESDPTNHHQRSATLKIEENGLYNWNNESEQALADVEWFPSGNGVLDLMVPDADALLNSVYRDRMSRLDESGQKALRETQRAWMKFRDAECQADPKLHKSVFGEWSDACLIRATIERARQLALAPDKSRR
- a CDS encoding XAC2610-related protein, with amino-acid sequence MQFKTLAVSLLGLMWTIPALAQTTTFSPTKGVDATLVLEGSKLNIAVKSETHSESRTIDFEAENELYLQFDDFNFDGVQDFAVWQLDDGMGTYHYYRVFIYQVKTGTFEELQPDCGDGFVNLRVDKKRKALLSTYWEMNIPKQCITRFTKRKPE
- a CDS encoding tetratricopeptide repeat protein yields the protein MNRVLKKSNGIAIAVFTASLLSLFHGSVYADECPSEDFSQFLPAFSANAETQQRLTAMTVKSLVLKPTGESGNFDPQTTGVKSSTLAFPLMAPVATEKTEGVEVEAVDDSHFNVVDKRAGNSNIKIFNFSRQACWVLEGVEDWSISEKNLVVASTPTMNTAENFCYQRAQAFAGLGGLEQYRLTGELFVAALENYVCAAASGDPQASLSAAGLSLSGMAPQLETEKVEAFFKAAATTLADGAASLSTFYCYGNNPVPEGRCQHPEQAEKELIRAASMGSVDAMNYLGYSFEKGQLVTKDISRALACYRLAADKGNDTAAGNLKRLNAQNAASIKTSYCY
- a CDS encoding lysozyme inhibitor LprI family protein, which translates into the protein MNRFVLTLLAVLLPASAAYAQDDCRHVTSNLEMVPCSEAAKKAADTQLNVSYKQLMSRLESDYQADPALGAEYAAKVKESQRAWLKLRDANCPLVAFEIETGMPAHVFAVNSCIARMSRERSAYLDKIVPALASDKSASTAPTSDACPSEEFAPFLTAFSANSESQRRLTAMTVKSLVLKPVAGKDRSTFEPSTSGVSGATFNYPLMAAITPGKTPGVEIEEVDDSHVNVVDKRAGNSNVKIFNFSRQACWVLEGIEDWSISEKDLVATDNPGMSRAENFCYQRAEALGGLGFLEQYPLTVELIEASLENFVCAAESGDAQASLSAASLSLSQMASQLETPKVEALFKAASKIPSGALAYATFLCSGNSTDYNGPCLHPEQAKEQVIRAISMGSADAMNYLASTFEGGEFGTKDMSRALACYQMAADKGNQLGIFNVGRLGSTGTAPIKASHCI